Proteins encoded together in one Variovorax paradoxus EPS window:
- a CDS encoding paraquat-inducible protein A, translating to MKEVPDTVVCPGCDAVYTRAPLKPRDVARCPRCGTELDRHPGSQQQRILPLTVASLIMFAIANLFPIVEIELRGLRSQTTLAGAVVVLAGEGMSVVALLVLATTILFPLLQLCILAYLLIPLRREHRPLGFAVLVRMMQSLRPWGMIEVFLLGVLVAIVKLSSMATVVPGPALWAFMALTVTLTAVLSFNPGAFWEMTFRAAGDEDKKREEASA from the coding sequence ATGAAGGAAGTACCCGACACCGTGGTCTGCCCGGGTTGCGACGCGGTCTATACCCGCGCCCCGCTGAAGCCGCGCGACGTGGCCCGCTGCCCGCGCTGCGGCACCGAGCTGGACAGGCACCCCGGCTCGCAGCAGCAGCGCATCCTGCCGCTGACGGTGGCGAGCCTGATCATGTTCGCCATCGCCAACCTGTTTCCCATCGTCGAGATCGAGCTGCGCGGCCTGCGCAGCCAGACCACGCTGGCCGGCGCGGTGGTGGTGCTGGCGGGCGAGGGCATGTCGGTGGTGGCGCTGCTGGTGCTGGCAACGACCATTCTTTTTCCGCTGCTGCAGCTGTGCATCCTGGCCTACCTGCTGATTCCGCTGCGCCGAGAGCACCGGCCGCTGGGTTTCGCGGTCCTGGTGCGGATGATGCAGTCGCTGCGCCCGTGGGGAATGATCGAGGTGTTCCTGCTCGGCGTGCTGGTGGCCATCGTCAAGCTTTCCAGCATGGCAACCGTGGTGCCGGGGCCGGCGCTGTGGGCCTTCATGGCGCTCACGGTCACGCTGACGGCGGTGCTGTCGTTCAACCCGGGTGCCTTCTGGGAAATGACTTTCCGCGCCGCCGGTGATGAAGACAAGAAGCGGGAGGAGGCTTCCGCATGA
- a CDS encoding MFS transporter, whose product MLVIILGLIVAVLDGTIVNLALPGIARELQASPSQAIWVVNAYQIATLVMLLPLASLGDLVGYRRVYLVGMAVFALSSLAATFANSLGTLIAARAFQGLGAAGIMSVNAALVRLVYPSSQLGKGMAINSLVVATSSVAGPSVAAAILSVASWPWLFAINVPLGIVTFALGMKALPFNRVAPAAGLRFSPVDVTLNVLMFSLVFLGVDRLGVREGGVEGGGSHWSAWAILLAGLAVGFVYLRRQRTQAVPLFPIDLLRIPVFALSMGTSVAAFCAQMLAYIALPFLLLDVYGRSHIEAGLLITAWPLAIVVMAPIAGKLIGKYPDGLLGGIGLGLLAAGLALLAALPAHPGNADIAWRMALCGLGFGLFQSPNNHTIVSSPPAHRSGAASGMLGTARLTGQTLGAVVLAGVFSVWSPHGGHGPVVALVLAACCAAVAAVFSSLRLKTTKPQH is encoded by the coding sequence ATGCTGGTCATCATCCTCGGGCTGATCGTGGCGGTGCTCGACGGCACCATCGTCAACCTCGCTTTGCCGGGCATCGCGCGCGAATTGCAGGCCAGCCCGTCGCAGGCGATCTGGGTGGTCAATGCGTACCAGATCGCCACGCTGGTCATGCTGCTGCCGCTGGCCTCACTCGGCGACCTCGTGGGCTACCGGCGCGTGTACCTCGTGGGCATGGCGGTGTTCGCGCTGTCGTCGCTGGCGGCGACCTTCGCCAATTCGCTCGGCACGCTGATCGCGGCGCGCGCCTTCCAGGGGCTGGGCGCGGCGGGGATCATGAGCGTCAACGCGGCGCTGGTGCGGCTGGTGTATCCGTCGTCGCAACTGGGCAAGGGCATGGCGATCAACTCGCTGGTGGTCGCCACGTCGTCCGTGGCCGGGCCGTCGGTGGCGGCGGCGATTCTCTCGGTAGCTTCGTGGCCCTGGCTCTTCGCGATCAACGTGCCGCTGGGCATCGTGACCTTCGCGTTGGGCATGAAGGCGCTGCCGTTCAACCGCGTGGCACCAGCCGCCGGGCTGCGGTTCTCGCCCGTCGACGTGACGCTCAACGTGCTGATGTTCTCGCTGGTGTTCCTGGGCGTGGACCGGCTGGGCGTGCGCGAAGGCGGGGTGGAGGGCGGCGGATCGCACTGGTCGGCCTGGGCGATCCTGCTGGCGGGGCTGGCGGTGGGCTTCGTGTACCTCCGGCGCCAGCGCACGCAGGCGGTGCCGCTTTTTCCCATCGACCTGCTGCGCATTCCGGTGTTCGCGCTGTCCATGGGCACTTCGGTGGCCGCGTTCTGCGCGCAGATGCTGGCTTACATCGCGCTGCCGTTCCTGCTGCTGGACGTGTACGGCCGCAGCCACATCGAGGCGGGCTTGCTCATCACCGCGTGGCCGCTGGCCATCGTGGTGATGGCGCCCATCGCGGGGAAACTGATCGGCAAATATCCGGATGGGCTGCTCGGCGGCATCGGCCTCGGCCTTTTGGCCGCGGGCCTCGCGCTGCTGGCAGCGCTGCCGGCGCATCCGGGCAATGCCGACATCGCCTGGCGCATGGCGCTGTGCGGGCTGGGCTTCGGGCTCTTCCAGTCGCCCAACAACCACACCATCGTCAGCTCTCCGCCCGCGCACCGAAGCGGTGCGGCCAGCGGCATGCTGGGCACGGCGCGGCTCACGGGCCAAACCCTCGGCGCGGTGGTGCTGGCAGGGGTTTTCAGCGTCTGGAGCCCGCACGGCGGGCACGGCCCGGTGGTGGCGCTGGTGCTGGCCGCCTGCTGTGCGGCGGTGGCGGCGGTTTTCAGCAGCCTGCGGTTGAAGACGACAAAGCCGCAGCACTGA
- a CDS encoding multidrug effflux MFS transporter: MRSSPFFKMALLLGLLSAIGPFAIDMYLPALPAIGQSLRADIGAVQMSLTAFFLSLGAGQLLYGPISDMGGRKPPLYAGLVLFALASVGCALATDIQTLIALRFIQGLGAAAGMAIPRAVVRDLHTGTDAARLMSLLMLVFSVSPILAPLAGSAVIAVAGWRGVFWAVTIAAVAGLAMMVKLLDETRPASERVESSLGSALSAYWLLLRDWHYLGLVFIGSFAMAGFFTYLANSSFVMIDHYGLSPALYSVAFGVNAAAFIGASQFTGSLGERYGLVNLVKFGVVCCGAAMVAMFIYFAMGGDSIWVLIVLYFIASGFMGLVIPTTGVLALEMHGAIAGTASALLGTLQMLTGALAMALVGLFTDGRPLPMVAGMAAGALIALVLTWLTLGGVRSEPTRRTQEA; this comes from the coding sequence ATGCGTTCTTCCCCTTTCTTCAAGATGGCCCTGCTGCTGGGCCTGCTCTCGGCCATCGGGCCCTTCGCCATCGACATGTACCTGCCCGCTCTGCCCGCCATCGGGCAGAGCCTGCGCGCCGACATCGGCGCGGTGCAGATGAGCCTCACGGCGTTCTTTCTTTCGCTCGGCGCGGGTCAACTGCTCTACGGACCGATCTCCGACATGGGGGGGCGCAAGCCGCCGCTGTATGCGGGTCTCGTGCTCTTTGCCTTGGCCAGCGTGGGCTGTGCATTGGCCACCGACATCCAGACGCTGATCGCGCTGCGCTTCATCCAGGGCCTGGGCGCCGCAGCCGGCATGGCGATTCCGCGCGCCGTCGTGCGCGACCTGCACACCGGCACCGACGCGGCGCGGCTGATGTCGCTCCTGATGCTGGTGTTCAGCGTGTCGCCGATCCTCGCACCGCTCGCGGGCAGCGCGGTGATTGCCGTGGCGGGCTGGCGCGGCGTGTTCTGGGCGGTGACCATCGCTGCCGTGGCGGGCCTCGCAATGATGGTCAAGCTGCTCGATGAAACCCGGCCGGCGTCGGAGCGCGTCGAGAGCAGCCTGGGCAGCGCGCTCTCGGCCTACTGGCTGCTGCTGCGCGACTGGCACTACCTCGGGCTGGTGTTCATCGGCAGCTTCGCGATGGCGGGCTTCTTCACTTACCTGGCCAATTCGTCGTTCGTGATGATCGACCACTACGGCCTCTCGCCCGCGCTGTACAGCGTGGCCTTCGGCGTGAACGCGGCCGCCTTCATCGGCGCCTCGCAGTTCACCGGTTCGCTCGGCGAGCGCTACGGCCTGGTCAACCTCGTGAAGTTCGGCGTGGTGTGCTGCGGCGCGGCGATGGTCGCGATGTTCATCTACTTCGCGATGGGCGGCGACAGCATCTGGGTGCTCATCGTCCTGTACTTCATCGCCTCGGGCTTCATGGGCCTGGTGATTCCGACCACCGGCGTGCTCGCACTCGAAATGCACGGCGCCATCGCGGGCACCGCATCGGCGCTGCTCGGCACGCTGCAGATGCTGACGGGCGCGCTGGCGATGGCGCTGGTGGGCCTCTTCACAGATGGCCGGCCGTTGCCGATGGTGGCGGGCATGGCCGCAGGCGCGCTGATCGCACTGGTGCTGACCTGGCTCACGCTGGGCGGCGTGCGCTCGGAACCCACACGAAGGACGCAGGAAGCGTGA
- a CDS encoding CmcJ/NvfI family oxidoreductase yields MGTGSNGQLVASTLSSVEAELNYLKTGQGRPVSYTFEPPPGVPWVTGELEPRRVAIRDGRPLVALHELSLDRSGFTQISHRSVVADFSHDATIRDIYYREAEALLRDVTGAEKIVVFDHTLRDSAQGSRRTAELREPVRRVHNDQTFVSAPRRVRAHLPPDEAEERLKHRFAIINLWRPLATVERLPLAVCDARSIAREDMVPSDLVYPDRVGETYSFTWNPRHQWYWFPRLRPDEALLLKIYDSREDGTARFTAHTAFEDPTGAPEAPARRSIELRALVFWPAA; encoded by the coding sequence ATGGGCACTGGATCGAATGGCCAACTGGTGGCCTCCACGCTTTCCTCGGTGGAAGCGGAGCTCAACTACCTGAAGACGGGGCAGGGCAGGCCGGTGAGCTACACCTTCGAGCCGCCGCCCGGCGTGCCGTGGGTGACGGGGGAATTGGAGCCGCGCCGCGTTGCCATTCGCGATGGTCGTCCGCTCGTGGCGCTGCACGAACTCTCGCTCGACCGCAGCGGCTTCACGCAGATCTCGCACCGCAGCGTGGTGGCCGACTTCTCGCATGACGCGACCATCCGCGACATCTACTACCGCGAAGCCGAGGCGCTGCTGCGCGATGTGACCGGCGCCGAGAAGATCGTCGTCTTCGACCACACGCTGCGCGACAGCGCGCAGGGCTCGCGCCGCACGGCCGAGTTGCGCGAGCCGGTGCGGCGGGTGCACAACGACCAGACCTTCGTCTCCGCGCCGCGCCGCGTGCGCGCCCACCTGCCGCCCGACGAAGCGGAAGAGCGCCTGAAGCACCGTTTCGCCATCATCAACCTGTGGCGCCCGCTGGCCACGGTGGAGCGCCTGCCGCTCGCTGTGTGCGACGCGCGCTCCATCGCACGCGAGGACATGGTGCCGAGCGACCTGGTCTACCCCGACAGGGTGGGCGAGACCTACTCCTTCACCTGGAACCCCAGGCATCAGTGGTACTGGTTCCCGCGGCTGCGGCCCGACGAGGCGCTGCTCCTGAAGATCTACGACTCGCGTGAGGACGGCACCGCGCGCTTCACCGCGCACACCGCGTTCGAAGACCCGACCGGCGCGCCCGAAGCACCTGCGCGGCGCAGCATCGAACTGCGCGCGCTGGTGTTCTGGCCGGCCGCCTGA